Proteins encoded by one window of Bacteroidota bacterium:
- a CDS encoding glycosyltransferase family 9 protein: MRCIKQQLNNAEVHFFTKKQFEPIIAHNPYIDKYFLLDHDIKPILQQLKQEKYDYVIDLHHNLRTAQIKFALRAKAFSFDKLNLRKLLLTQFKINKLPDVHIVQRYMDTVTSLGVMNDDAGLNYFIAAHDEVDVNKSFGLGKGSFIVYAIGGQHATKRLPSDMISSIVGQLKQPVILIGSKEDDQVAQAVLSSAKNSSKVINACGLYNLNQSVSIVSQSKAVLTHDTAMMHVAAAFRKPVISVWGNTTPRFGMSPYYGKECVPQYIAEVSDLGCRPCSKLGYDKCPKGHFNCMRMQDVTAIAQAANRLFEIT; this comes from the coding sequence ATGCGTTGTATAAAACAGCAGTTGAATAATGCAGAAGTACATTTTTTTACCAAAAAGCAATTTGAACCTATAATAGCGCACAATCCGTACATCGATAAGTACTTTCTGCTCGACCATGACATCAAGCCAATTTTGCAACAATTAAAACAGGAAAAGTATGACTATGTAATCGATTTGCATCACAACCTTCGAACAGCTCAAATTAAGTTTGCCCTTCGCGCTAAAGCCTTTTCATTTGACAAGCTTAATTTACGAAAATTGCTGCTAACTCAGTTTAAAATTAATAAGCTGCCCGATGTACACATTGTTCAGCGGTATATGGATACCGTTACATCGTTGGGAGTGATGAATGATGATGCAGGACTCAATTATTTTATAGCTGCTCATGATGAGGTAGATGTAAACAAATCTTTTGGTTTAGGCAAAGGCTCTTTCATTGTTTATGCAATAGGTGGGCAGCATGCAACCAAGCGTTTACCCTCCGATATGATATCATCTATTGTAGGGCAATTAAAGCAGCCTGTAATATTAATTGGCAGTAAGGAAGATGACCAGGTAGCACAGGCAGTTTTAAGTAGTGCAAAAAATAGTAGCAAGGTGATTAATGCGTGCGGCTTATACAATCTCAATCAATCGGTTTCTATTGTTAGCCAGAGCAAAGCGGTGCTTACGCACGATACTGCCATGATGCATGTAGCGGCTGCGTTTCGCAAGCCGGTAATTTCGGTGTGGGGCAATACTACACCACGCTTTGGCATGTCGCCCTATTATGGAAAAGAATGTGTGCCTCAATACATAGCCGAGGTAAGCGACTTAGGGTGCAGGCCTTGTTCCAAGCTTGGATATGACAAATGCCCCAAAGGGCATTTCAATTGCATGCGCATGCAAGATGTAACTGCCATAGCACAAGCTGCTAACCGATTATTCGAAATAACTTAA
- the rlmN gene encoding 23S rRNA (adenine(2503)-C(2))-methyltransferase RlmN — MQEKKDIRILSKEEITSWMQEHKQPAFRVKQVYEWLWKKSAITFEQMTNLSKELREQLDASFCINPISIYQTQTSSDRTIKNVFRLHDKHLIEGVLIPTETRMTACVSSQVGCSLTCKFCATGKLDRIRNLTAAEIYDQVVMIHRQASENYDIPLSNIVYMGMGEPLLNYANVLQSIAHITSPEGLGMSPSRITVSTAGIAKMIMKLGDDQVRFNLALSLHAANDKKRDQIMPINEHNNLEALRDALKYFYEKTKNEITLEYIVFNNVNDNLQDAYELAEFAKHVPVKINLIEYNSIGDGLFTKTTDTKLFAFKDYLEKKKLIVNIRRSRGKDIDAACGQLANKGVL, encoded by the coding sequence ATGCAAGAAAAAAAAGACATACGAATTTTATCGAAGGAAGAAATTACAAGCTGGATGCAGGAGCATAAGCAGCCTGCATTTCGTGTAAAGCAGGTATATGAGTGGCTATGGAAAAAATCAGCTATCACCTTTGAGCAAATGACGAATCTATCGAAAGAGCTGCGCGAGCAATTGGATGCAAGTTTTTGTATTAATCCTATTTCCATTTACCAAACACAAACCAGTAGTGACCGCACTATAAAAAATGTATTTCGCTTACACGACAAGCATCTGATAGAAGGCGTACTGATACCTACTGAAACGCGAATGACCGCATGTGTAAGCAGCCAAGTAGGTTGCAGCCTTACTTGCAAGTTTTGCGCAACCGGAAAGTTAGACCGTATCCGAAATTTAACTGCTGCCGAAATTTATGATCAGGTGGTAATGATACACCGTCAGGCATCAGAAAACTATGATATCCCCTTATCCAACATTGTGTATATGGGCATGGGTGAGCCATTGCTAAATTATGCCAATGTGCTGCAGTCTATTGCCCACATTACAAGCCCCGAAGGGCTTGGAATGAGCCCAAGTCGCATTACCGTAAGTACTGCTGGCATAGCCAAGATGATCATGAAACTGGGTGACGATCAGGTTCGATTTAATCTTGCTTTGTCGCTACATGCAGCTAACGATAAAAAGCGTGATCAGATTATGCCCATCAATGAGCATAATAATCTGGAGGCGCTGCGCGATGCATTAAAATATTTTTACGAAAAAACGAAAAACGAAATTACACTTGAATACATTGTATTTAATAACGTTAACGACAACCTGCAAGATGCCTATGAGCTGGCAGAATTTGCAAAACATGTTCCGGTAAAAATCAATCTGATTGAATATAACTCCATAGGCGATGGTCTGTTTACTAAAACAACAGATACTAAACTCTTTGCATTTAAAGACTACCTCGAAAAGAAAAAACTGATTGTAAACATTCGCAGAAGTCGCGGCAAAGATATTGATGCA